One segment of Drosophila ananassae strain 14024-0371.13 chromosome 3R, ASM1763931v2, whole genome shotgun sequence DNA contains the following:
- the LOC116656006 gene encoding histone H2A: protein MSGRGKGGKVKGKAKSRSNRAGLQFPVGRIHRLLRKGNYAERVGAGAPVYLAAVMEYLAAEVLELAGNAARDNKKTRIIPRHLQLAIRNDEELNKLLSGVTIAQGGVLPNIQAVLLPKKTEKKA from the coding sequence atgtctggTCGTGGCAAGGGTGGAAAAGTGAAGGGAAAGGCAAAGTCCCGATCGAATCGTGCTGGTCTTCAGTTCCCCGTCGGACGTATTCACCGTCTGCTCCGCAAAGGCAACTATGCTGAACGCGTTGGTGCCGGCGCTCCTGTTTACCTGGCTGCCGTTATGGAATACCTGGCAGCTGAAGTTCTCGAGTTAGCTGGCAATGCTGCCCGTGATAACAAGAAGACTAGGATTATTCCCCGTCATCTCCAGTTGGCTATTCGCAATGACGAGGAGTTGAACAAGCTGCTCTCTGGTGTCACCATAGCTCAGGGTGGCGTGTTGCCAAACATCCAGGCTGTGCTTTTGCCCAAGAAGACCGAGAAGAAGGCCTAA
- the LOC6504929 gene encoding histone H3, translated as MARTKQTARKSTGGKAPRKQLATKAARKSAPATGGVKKPHRYRPGTVALREIRRYQKSTELLIRKLPFQRLVREIAQDFKTDLRFQSSAVMALQEASEAYLVGLFEDTNLCAIHAKRVTIMPKDIQLARRIRGERA; from the coding sequence ATGGCTCGTACAAAGCAGACTGCTCGTAAATCGACTGGTGGCAAGGCGCCACGCAAACAACTGGCTACAAAGGCCGCACGGAAGAGTGCTCCAGCCACCGGAGGAGTAAAGAAGCCCCATCGCTATCGTCCCGGAACTGTGGCTCTCCGTGAAATCCGTCGCTACCAGAAGAGTACCGAGTTGTTGATCCGCAAGCTGCCATTCCAGCGGTTGGTGCGTGAAATAGCTCAGGACTTCAAGACAGATTTGCGCTTCCAGAGCTCGGCTGTGATGGCTTTGCAGGAAGCTAGCGAAGCCTATCTGGTTGGTCTGTTTGAAGATACCAATTTGTGCGCCATTCATGCCAAGCGCGTTACTATTATGCCCAAAGACATCCAGCTGGCTCGTCGTATCCGTGGAGAGCGCgcttaa